The Aspergillus flavus chromosome 6, complete sequence nucleotide sequence TGATCACTACACTCCGCCTGAGGGACCCGACGGCAACCCTCGACCGGAGCCATACGGCGGTGCAGATCGgttcctttcttttatcAACAATATTGTCCGTCCATTCGTAGCCTCGTCCATCTTCCCTAATGTCAAATTTGCTCGGACAGCCTTGTTTGGCCACTCGTATGGGGGACTGTTCGTGTTGAACACACTTTTCACGCAACCGACATCATTTGATACATACATTGCAGCTAGTCCATCGATATGGTGGAATGAGAGATTCGTCCTTACCAAAGTACCACAATTCCTACAACGGCCAAGGACGAGTACACAGCCCACGCTACGGCTATCATACGGCTCCCGAGAGCAGTTTCCTGTACGCCGCAGGCATGAGCCATTGGAAAAGTACGAACGACGAGTGGGATCGGCGGCAAAGCGTCGCATGGCAGATAACTGCAATGATCTGTACTTGCAGCTTGTTGCTAGCCAACATTTGGGTGCTGTAGAGCGGAGGGAATACCtagatgaagatcatggaAGTGTTATTAGCCCCGCGTTGAGTGGAGGAATTCTCTATTTCCTGGACCTGGAAGATGAGGCCAGCTAGTATTAGTTATGTTAGACACAGTTTATCAAGCTGTTGTTGCCAACAGAGGAATGTGTTGTAACAGAGCAGAAGCTTTCACACATCAACCTGGGCTCACACACTCCACTTCTCCTTACAGCAATAAGCCTTTCCCCGATTTTCTTCATGATGTGCTTCTGATGCTTACCAGTTCCTGTCCTGGGGAAGTCATCCGCAACACCAGGGTCTCCGATCCAAAATATGTACACTGGTGTCTTATGCCAGGCTAAGGTTTCTCTCACCCAGCCCTGCACCTCCTCGTCCGACAACTTCTGCGCATTAGGCGCACTTTTCAGAAAGCATCCTACAACTTCCCCATACTTTGCGTCAGGTAAACCTAACACACTTGCTTCACCAATGTATGGATGTGAAGCGAGGCGACTCTCAATTTCCAAGGGGGAAATATTCTCCCCACCTAATTGGCTCGTCAGCTATGTTTACCACGTTACGAATAATATTGCATGCTTACCTCTGATAATAATATCCTTGATCCTGCCGGTAATTCGACAAAACCCACTCTCATCAATAACGGCTTCGTCGCCCGTACGCATCCAGATCTTCCCGTCCTGATCCTGCGTCATCGTCTCCAAagttttctcttcctctccgaaGTATCCCTTTTGCAGTGCGAATCCACTTGTATAAAGTTCCCCTTTTTCCATTGGTCGAGCAATCTGGCCGCTTTTATTCAGAATTTTGGCGCAAATGTGCGGCATCACGCATCCTACCATGCCTGTGGATTCCTCTAACCCGTCCAAGGAGCCTATAAAGGTAGCACCTGTTTCCGTCATCCCATACACGGCATAAACGTCCTTTGCCTTCATCACGGTACGGATGTTCTTCCTTAACGCGGACGTGACAGCAGAGCCACCCACCACAGCCGCTCGAAATGACATATCGGCCGGTTCTTTTGCCATAACCT carries:
- a CDS encoding Alpha/Beta hydrolase protein; protein product: MRREWKFTPSEGGSGRNMAAWGVSTGTEATYMVEVSWPLSWRETNVSAVANVLFAVDGNAMFLTATDVARRQASLNPNKPGTIVVGIGYPLNDSVYSPQRSLDLTPPCDHYTPPEGPDGNPRPEPYGGADRFLSFINNIVRPFVASSIFPNVKFARTALFGHSYGGLFVLNTLFTQPTSFDTYIAASPSIWWNERFVLTKVPQFLQRPRTSTQPTLRLSYGSREQFPVRRRHEPLEKYERRVGSAAKRRMADNCNDLYLQLVASQHLGAVERREYLDEDHGSVISPALSGGILYFLDLEDEAS